From one Lysinibacillus sp. G4S2 genomic stretch:
- a CDS encoding L-threonylcarbamoyladenylate synthase: MKTVCKIVDSNVNSQTNYTQAVDILNAGEVVAFPTETVYGLGAVATDDTAVKKIFEAKGRPSDNPLIVHIGTKEEVELYIEHISEVAKKCMDLFWPGPLTLVMPVKPNVLANSVTAGLTTVGIRMPDHPVALALLRQLKKPLAAPSANRSGKPSPTEAVHVQDDLAGYIPYILDGGSTGIGLESTVLDVTHEPPVILRPGGITKEMLEDKIGPVIQPTKTEQKLEATPKAPGMKYTHYAPNAPVLLIESDLGEVHDAVHQLQKQGHKVALLAPASFVNSEADFYFSVGEAGSKEEMGATLYHALRACDKTAATIILATTTSTEGVGAAIMNRLEKAAGGKWYTL, translated from the coding sequence ATGAAAACCGTTTGCAAGATTGTGGATAGTAATGTGAATAGTCAGACAAATTATACACAGGCTGTGGATATCTTAAATGCAGGTGAGGTTGTGGCATTTCCAACAGAAACGGTTTATGGCTTAGGTGCTGTTGCAACAGATGACACAGCAGTCAAAAAGATATTCGAAGCAAAAGGTCGTCCTTCAGACAATCCACTAATTGTTCACATTGGCACGAAAGAGGAAGTTGAGCTCTATATAGAGCATATTTCAGAAGTAGCCAAAAAATGTATGGATTTATTTTGGCCAGGTCCACTGACACTTGTTATGCCTGTAAAACCAAATGTGTTGGCAAATAGTGTGACAGCTGGACTAACGACTGTCGGCATTCGCATGCCAGATCATCCAGTTGCACTCGCATTACTTCGACAATTAAAAAAGCCACTTGCTGCGCCGAGTGCGAATCGTAGTGGGAAGCCAAGTCCTACAGAAGCAGTACATGTTCAGGATGATTTGGCAGGGTACATACCTTATATTTTAGATGGAGGTTCTACAGGAATTGGGCTCGAATCAACAGTATTAGATGTTACACACGAACCTCCAGTTATTTTGCGTCCAGGTGGAATTACAAAGGAAATGTTAGAGGATAAGATTGGGCCAGTTATTCAGCCGACAAAAACTGAGCAGAAATTAGAGGCTACCCCAAAAGCCCCTGGTATGAAATATACACACTATGCGCCAAACGCTCCTGTCTTATTAATTGAAAGTGATTTAGGGGAAGTTCATGATGCTGTCCATCAATTACAAAAACAAGGACATAAAGTAGCACTACTTGCACCAGCTAGTTTTGTTAACAGCGAGGCTGATTTTTATTTTTCAGTAGGAGAAGCTGGTAGTAAAGAAGAAATGGGTGCGACTTTGTACCATGCACTAAGAGCCTGCGATAAAACAGCGGCAACAATTATCTTAGCAACCACTACATCGACTGAAGGAGTAGGAGCTGCGATTATGAATCGACTTGAAAAAGCTGCTGGGGGTAAATGGTATACCCTATAA
- the glyA gene encoding serine hydroxymethyltransferase: MAYEKLAVQDKAVLDGILAEKKRQQANIELIASENFVSEAVMEAQGSVLTNKYAEGYPGKRYYGGCEHVDVVEDIARDRVKEIFGAEYANVQPHSGAQANMAVYHTILEPGDTVLGMNLSHGGHLTHGSPVNFSGILYNFVEYGVTKDTQVIDYEDVRQKALEHKPKLIVAGASAYPREIDFAKFREIADEVGAYFMVDMAHIAGLVAAGEHQSPVPYADFVTSTTHKTLRGPRGGLILASKEWGQKLNKSVFPGIQGGPLMHVIAAKAVAFGETLQPEFKEYAKQIKANAKALAEVLIAEGVEIVSGGTDNHLLLLNVKSLGLTGKVAEHALDEVGITTNKNTIPYDTESPFVTSGIRIGTPAVTSRGFKEEDMKEVGAIIATVLKNPEDEAVKAEAKDRVKALTDKYPLYA, encoded by the coding sequence ATGGCATACGAAAAATTAGCAGTACAAGACAAAGCAGTATTAGATGGGATTCTTGCGGAAAAGAAACGTCAACAAGCAAATATCGAGTTAATTGCATCAGAAAACTTTGTATCTGAAGCAGTAATGGAAGCACAAGGTTCTGTTTTGACAAATAAATATGCTGAAGGTTATCCAGGTAAACGCTACTATGGCGGTTGTGAACACGTAGATGTTGTGGAAGATATTGCACGTGATCGTGTAAAAGAAATCTTTGGTGCAGAATACGCGAACGTTCAACCACACTCTGGCGCACAAGCAAACATGGCTGTATACCACACAATTTTAGAACCAGGTGATACAGTTCTTGGGATGAATCTTTCTCATGGCGGTCACTTAACGCATGGATCTCCTGTAAACTTCTCAGGTATTCTTTATAATTTCGTTGAATATGGCGTAACGAAAGATACACAAGTAATCGATTATGAAGATGTACGCCAAAAAGCATTAGAGCATAAACCAAAACTAATTGTTGCAGGTGCATCTGCATACCCACGTGAAATCGATTTCGCTAAATTCCGTGAAATCGCTGATGAAGTAGGAGCATACTTCATGGTGGATATGGCACATATAGCGGGTCTTGTAGCTGCTGGTGAACACCAATCACCAGTACCATACGCTGATTTTGTGACATCTACAACACATAAAACATTACGTGGCCCACGTGGTGGTTTAATCCTTGCTTCGAAAGAATGGGGGCAAAAGCTTAATAAATCTGTATTCCCAGGTATCCAAGGTGGACCATTAATGCACGTGATCGCTGCAAAAGCTGTAGCATTCGGTGAAACATTACAACCAGAATTCAAAGAATATGCAAAACAAATTAAAGCTAATGCTAAAGCTTTAGCAGAAGTATTAATTGCAGAAGGTGTTGAAATTGTATCTGGTGGTACTGATAACCACTTGTTACTTCTTAATGTGAAATCTCTTGGTCTAACAGGTAAAGTAGCAGAACACGCACTTGATGAAGTAGGGATCACAACAAATAAAAATACAATTCCTTACGATACAGAATCTCCATTTGTAACTTCTGGTATCCGTATTGGTACACCAGCTGTGACATCTCGTGGCTTCAAAGAAGAGGACATGAAAGAAGTTGGTGCAATTATTGCAACAGTTCTTAAAAACCCAGAAGATGAAGCAGTCAAAGCTGAAGCGAAAGATCGCGTAAAAGCTTTAACTGACAAGTATCCATTATACGCATAA
- a CDS encoding EAL domain-containing protein gives MVTKEMVVENEMLLNTIRRLANNSKERYVIFDATNNHCVLECNDSFCVLTNTTRSQIINNDYFSLLSNEEQMTTIEMIKQKIHSGVMVQAKLHHSCFDKPPFWAEIQALPFQNNKNETLFVLVLVKDVTYYHTEEFLIRLEKAMYEAIEKDNSFDKKMSIICNGLDEFFMPNTSSMIFVKTETNQLQVFRGNNKTKGISQRCENKGFFKEVMTGKTSILVKNLDEIDIPKEHKIFAYSSKKQFAWFMPIHNQQQQAIGLFAIFLKQHHSDQEFFENMFRKIGALVALAHSYAKTQKKIWDLAYTDITTGLPNRHSFLNKVEREKECGQNGNIKIVKPSEFHQIVELYGREAGDELLRQIANRLNEQQNEHNEYIARFTSSSLIISKATANEDFLYYELRIKEIIRQPFIVGGKQIYITLKTGIAPFNGEINIADAIRFADNAVSFAADKPGTHMEIFTQERNDVLEQQMTVLNHLAQALKNKEISVNLQPKVDLRTGEIQSIEALARWISPELGFVSPAIFIPVAESAGKVREIDIQILEIVLSWLAERKRLGKELVKVAVNISPNHFYYANFVQDTLQLVQKYDIDPKYIILEVTENIGLVDFQTAFSIIQELKGYGFKTSVDDFGTGFSSLSYLQRLPFTELKIDRSFINAINDAATLAVVQSIIQLALNLGMTSVAEGIESKEQAEILRTLGCTVGQGYFYYKPMPIEQLDAILDK, from the coding sequence ATGGTTACTAAAGAGATGGTCGTAGAAAATGAAATGCTATTAAATACAATTCGAAGATTAGCTAATAATTCTAAGGAAAGGTACGTTATTTTTGATGCAACAAATAATCATTGCGTATTGGAATGTAATGATTCTTTTTGTGTGCTTACAAATACTACACGATCCCAAATAATAAATAACGATTATTTTTCATTGCTGTCAAACGAAGAACAGATGACAACTATTGAAATGATTAAACAAAAAATACATAGCGGAGTTATGGTGCAAGCAAAATTGCACCATAGTTGCTTCGATAAACCTCCTTTTTGGGCAGAGATACAAGCACTTCCATTTCAAAATAATAAAAATGAAACATTATTTGTATTAGTACTTGTGAAGGATGTGACGTATTATCATACCGAGGAATTTTTAATACGCCTTGAGAAAGCAATGTATGAAGCGATTGAAAAGGACAATTCCTTTGATAAAAAGATGAGCATTATTTGCAATGGCTTAGATGAATTTTTTATGCCGAATACATCAAGTATGATCTTTGTCAAAACGGAAACAAATCAATTGCAAGTTTTTAGAGGGAATAATAAAACAAAAGGTATATCGCAGCGTTGTGAAAACAAGGGATTTTTTAAAGAAGTCATGACAGGGAAAACATCCATTCTAGTTAAGAACTTGGATGAAATTGATATTCCAAAAGAACATAAAATATTTGCCTATTCATCTAAAAAGCAATTTGCATGGTTTATGCCCATACACAATCAACAACAGCAAGCAATTGGATTGTTTGCGATATTTTTAAAGCAACATCATAGTGACCAAGAGTTTTTTGAAAACATGTTTCGCAAAATTGGTGCACTTGTTGCATTGGCACACTCGTATGCAAAAACGCAGAAAAAGATATGGGATTTAGCCTATACCGATATCACAACGGGGCTACCTAATCGACATAGTTTTTTAAATAAGGTAGAAAGAGAGAAAGAATGCGGTCAAAATGGCAATATCAAAATCGTAAAGCCAAGCGAATTTCATCAAATTGTGGAGTTATATGGCCGTGAAGCGGGAGACGAGCTTTTAAGACAAATTGCCAATCGTCTAAATGAACAGCAGAATGAACACAACGAATATATTGCTAGATTTACTAGCTCTAGTTTAATCATTTCAAAAGCGACAGCCAATGAAGATTTCTTATATTATGAATTGCGTATAAAAGAGATCATTCGTCAGCCTTTTATTGTGGGTGGAAAGCAAATTTATATTACACTGAAAACGGGCATTGCTCCATTTAACGGTGAGATCAATATTGCTGACGCGATTCGCTTCGCAGATAATGCTGTATCCTTTGCGGCTGATAAACCGGGTACTCATATGGAAATATTCACACAAGAAAGAAATGATGTGCTTGAGCAGCAAATGACAGTGTTAAACCATTTGGCACAAGCGTTAAAAAACAAAGAAATCTCGGTAAATTTACAGCCAAAGGTTGATTTACGAACGGGTGAAATTCAAAGCATTGAAGCGCTGGCCCGCTGGATTTCTCCGGAACTTGGCTTTGTGTCACCGGCGATTTTTATTCCAGTGGCGGAAAGTGCGGGAAAGGTACGAGAAATCGATATTCAAATATTAGAAATTGTACTTTCGTGGTTAGCAGAGCGTAAGAGATTAGGGAAAGAATTAGTGAAGGTCGCGGTAAATATTTCACCTAATCATTTTTACTATGCTAACTTTGTACAGGATACGTTACAGCTCGTTCAAAAATACGATATTGATCCGAAATATATCATTTTAGAAGTGACAGAAAATATTGGTCTAGTTGATTTTCAGACAGCTTTTTCTATTATCCAAGAATTAAAGGGCTACGGCTTTAAAACGTCAGTGGATGACTTTGGAACGGGCTTTTCATCATTAAGTTATTTACAAAGACTGCCGTTTACGGAATTGAAAATAGATCGAAGCTTTATTAATGCTATTAATGATGCTGCGACGCTCGCTGTTGTTCAATCTATTATTCAATTAGCATTAAATCTAGGGATGACTTCGGTTGCAGAAGGTATTGAAAGTAAAGAACAGGCTGAGATTTTACGTACCCTCGGCTGTACAGTAGGGCAAGGATATTTCTATTACAAACCGATGCCAATAGAACAGTTAGATGCAATACTCGATAAATAA
- a CDS encoding manganese efflux pump — MQGILAGIITSVDVIGLYVLIPNVRYRLFLSVWTAALHMLFPLLGFELGNYLVRFLLDWGQWISSILLFCIGLHLLLFSHKDEKVTISPILLAVTASLDTFSVSISFGMLHLEKTLFIISAGVSALICSYGSLVIARRSQVLLGNKFQKIAGVILIIMGFLAIWQ, encoded by the coding sequence TTGCAGGGAATTCTTGCAGGTATTATAACGTCTGTAGATGTGATTGGTTTATATGTGTTAATACCAAATGTTAGATATCGATTATTTTTGTCAGTGTGGACGGCTGCTTTGCATATGCTTTTCCCTTTATTAGGTTTCGAATTAGGAAACTATTTAGTTCGTTTCTTATTAGACTGGGGACAATGGATTTCAAGTATTTTATTATTTTGTATTGGCTTGCATTTACTATTATTCTCGCATAAAGATGAAAAAGTAACGATTTCTCCAATACTTTTAGCCGTGACTGCAAGCCTAGACACCTTTTCAGTAAGTATTTCTTTTGGTATGCTACATTTAGAGAAAACATTATTTATTATTAGTGCAGGTGTAAGTGCTCTTATTTGTTCTTATGGGTCATTAGTCATTGCGCGTAGAAGTCAGGTCTTGTTAGGCAATAAATTCCAAAAGATTGCAGGGGTTATTTTAATCATTATGGGTTTTTTAGCTATTTGGCAATAG
- a CDS encoding methyl-accepting chemotaxis protein produces MKKQFGLRLKLVLFVSILALITYSISFIFIEYIQPTFFPESNRQLFEIVTYLLGITWSGILAAIFCVVLIKPLQQLENSASRVAEGKIGQDVEMPKTSDEIRSVAEAFQQMVLNLRQMVESIDQNFQQTNQSIIQLSDEAAVATTKAEGIAYTVKQISTGAESSAAAVQDTAEAIEDVRALATEVNSRAEASATQSKEILHNLTTTTKAIETLVNSIQQIAAGNNEALESIRVLEDNAGQVERIIGLVGDIAAQTNLLALNASIEAARAGEHGKGFAVVAEEVRGLADESAKAVQGITSLIQSMQQNVEIVVKQMNQQVAFATKEAARVSETTTAVEGMSSSVHEMASAIVEISSLIEQQMHNIETTARQSQEVAAIAQETSAGAQEVRSAAEEQAYAIEQVEQLAEGLKKQSEELHKMIQQFDRQA; encoded by the coding sequence ATGAAAAAACAGTTTGGCTTACGACTTAAACTAGTATTATTTGTTAGTATTCTTGCACTAATCACATACAGTATCAGTTTTATATTTATCGAATATATACAACCTACCTTCTTCCCAGAGAGCAATCGTCAACTGTTTGAAATTGTTACTTATCTGTTAGGGATTACGTGGTCAGGCATTTTGGCTGCGATTTTCTGTGTAGTCCTAATTAAACCTTTACAGCAGCTTGAAAATTCTGCTTCCCGTGTAGCGGAAGGAAAAATTGGACAGGATGTTGAAATGCCGAAAACAAGTGATGAGATTCGTTCTGTTGCAGAGGCATTCCAGCAAATGGTGTTAAATTTACGACAAATGGTAGAAAGTATAGACCAAAACTTCCAACAAACAAATCAATCGATTATTCAACTATCTGATGAAGCAGCTGTTGCAACGACAAAGGCAGAGGGTATTGCCTATACGGTAAAGCAGATTTCTACAGGTGCAGAGTCTTCAGCTGCAGCAGTACAAGATACAGCTGAGGCAATCGAAGATGTACGAGCTCTCGCTACAGAAGTAAATAGTAGAGCCGAGGCATCAGCAACGCAATCTAAAGAGATTCTACATAATTTAACGACAACAACAAAAGCAATCGAAACGTTAGTGAATAGTATTCAGCAAATTGCTGCTGGCAATAATGAAGCATTAGAAAGCATTCGTGTATTAGAAGATAATGCTGGACAGGTAGAGCGCATCATTGGCTTAGTTGGTGATATTGCAGCACAAACAAATTTACTAGCTTTAAATGCTTCGATTGAGGCAGCGCGTGCTGGAGAACATGGAAAAGGCTTTGCTGTAGTAGCTGAAGAAGTTCGAGGCTTGGCAGATGAGAGTGCGAAAGCAGTACAAGGCATTACTTCTCTTATTCAATCAATGCAACAAAACGTTGAAATTGTTGTCAAACAAATGAATCAGCAAGTGGCATTTGCGACAAAAGAAGCTGCACGTGTATCAGAAACGACAACAGCGGTAGAAGGAATGTCGTCAAGTGTACATGAAATGGCAAGTGCAATTGTAGAAATTTCTTCACTGATTGAACAACAAATGCATAATATTGAAACTACTGCTCGTCAATCTCAAGAAGTTGCAGCCATTGCTCAAGAAACATCAGCAGGTGCACAAGAGGTTCGCAGTGCAGCAGAAGAACAGGCATATGCCATTGAACAAGTAGAGCAACTAGCAGAAGGTCTAAAGAAACAATCAGAAGAGCTACATAAAATGATTCAACAATTTGACAGACAAGCATAG
- a CDS encoding low molecular weight protein arginine phosphatase: MKILFVCTGNTCRSPMAEVILKHKQIGNIEVRSAGIYAMPNAEMSAHAQQVLYEANMSHQHLATQLSITEMEWADLILTMTTAHKDTIIANYPHVAQKVFTLKEYTSEGSLGNVVDPYGGSKEIYEVTFAELKELVERLVKKLEEN; encoded by the coding sequence GTGAAGATATTATTTGTTTGTACTGGGAATACTTGTCGCAGTCCGATGGCAGAAGTTATTTTGAAACATAAACAAATTGGCAATATAGAAGTCCGTTCAGCAGGTATTTATGCTATGCCTAATGCTGAGATGTCTGCACATGCGCAACAAGTATTATATGAAGCAAATATGTCACATCAGCATTTAGCAACACAATTATCAATAACTGAAATGGAATGGGCTGATTTAATTTTAACAATGACGACAGCCCATAAAGATACAATCATCGCTAATTATCCACATGTAGCACAAAAAGTTTTTACTTTAAAAGAGTATACAAGTGAAGGTAGCTTAGGAAATGTTGTAGATCCTTACGGTGGTAGTAAAGAAATTTATGAAGTAACATTTGCAGAATTAAAGGAATTGGTAGAACGATTAGTAAAAAAACTTGAAGAGAATTGA
- the rpiB gene encoding ribose 5-phosphate isomerase B, translating to MRIAISSDHGGNNLRREIMQLLDELNISYEDFGPQSADSVDYPDYAKPVSEGVASGEFDKGILICGTGIGMSIAANKVKGIRCALVHDVFSAKATRCHNDSNVLAMGERVVGPGLALEIVKTWLETDFEGGRHTRRIEKIAELEQ from the coding sequence GTGAGAATAGCAATTTCTTCTGATCACGGAGGCAATAATTTACGTCGTGAGATTATGCAACTGTTAGATGAGCTAAATATTAGCTACGAAGATTTTGGTCCACAATCTGCGGATTCAGTAGACTATCCTGATTATGCAAAACCAGTTTCTGAAGGTGTTGCTAGCGGGGAATTTGATAAAGGTATTTTAATTTGTGGGACAGGCATTGGTATGTCTATTGCTGCAAATAAAGTTAAGGGAATTCGTTGTGCTTTAGTGCATGATGTATTTAGCGCAAAGGCAACGCGTTGTCACAATGATTCAAATGTTTTAGCGATGGGTGAGCGTGTTGTTGGGCCAGGCCTTGCACTTGAAATCGTTAAAACGTGGCTTGAAACAGATTTTGAAGGTGGTCGTCATACACGCCGCATTGAAAAAATCGCTGAGCTAGAGCAATAA
- a CDS encoding TIGR01440 family protein, with amino-acid sequence MGVQQIRTHLTQLLSEFEEQVILRPNTIFVVGCSTSEVIGQKIGTAGALEIGEAIFEPLQAFAKKHQLHLAFQGCEHINRAITIEATTAEQFGYEPVTVVPVRTAGGSMSAYAFTQFTNPVVVEAVQANAGIDIGQTLIGMHLKAVAVPVRTSVRMVGEAVVTIATTRPKLIGGERAVYK; translated from the coding sequence TTGGGTGTACAACAAATACGAACACATTTGACTCAGTTACTCAGTGAATTTGAAGAGCAGGTAATCCTACGACCAAATACAATTTTTGTCGTAGGCTGCTCAACATCTGAAGTGATTGGTCAGAAAATTGGCACAGCAGGAGCGCTTGAAATTGGAGAGGCGATTTTTGAGCCGTTGCAGGCATTTGCAAAGAAACATCAGCTTCATCTAGCGTTCCAAGGCTGTGAGCATATTAATCGTGCTATTACAATAGAAGCAACAACTGCAGAACAATTTGGCTATGAACCAGTAACAGTTGTACCAGTGCGTACAGCAGGTGGCTCGATGTCCGCTTATGCGTTTACGCAATTTACAAATCCAGTTGTTGTAGAAGCTGTGCAGGCAAATGCAGGTATTGACATTGGTCAAACACTCATTGGTATGCATTTAAAGGCAGTAGCCGTACCAGTTCGTACTTCTGTGCGAATGGTAGGAGAAGCAGTTGTAACGATTGCAACAACACGTCCGAAGCTAATTGGCGGAGAACGTGCAGTATATAAATAA
- the upp gene encoding uracil phosphoribosyltransferase, with the protein MSKVYVFDHPLIQHKLTYIRDKNTGTKEFRELVDEVATLMAFEITRDLPVEEIEVETPVTTAKTKVLSGKKIAIVPILRAGIGMVDGVLKLIPAAKVGHIGLYRDPETLKPVEYYAKLPADVEERDFIIVDPMLATGGSAVEAINSLKKRGAKSIKFMCLIAAPEGVKVIQDEHPDVDIYIAALDEKLNDHGYIVPGLGDAGDRLFGTK; encoded by the coding sequence TTGAGCAAAGTATACGTATTTGATCATCCACTAATCCAACACAAATTAACTTATATTCGCGATAAGAATACAGGAACAAAAGAATTCCGTGAGCTAGTAGACGAGGTCGCAACATTAATGGCATTCGAAATTACACGCGATTTACCAGTAGAGGAAATTGAAGTTGAAACACCTGTTACAACTGCTAAAACAAAAGTACTTTCTGGTAAAAAAATTGCGATTGTACCGATTTTACGTGCAGGTATTGGCATGGTAGATGGCGTATTAAAGCTAATTCCAGCGGCAAAAGTAGGTCATATCGGTCTTTATCGTGATCCAGAAACATTAAAACCTGTAGAGTACTATGCAAAACTTCCTGCAGATGTTGAAGAACGTGATTTCATCATCGTAGACCCAATGCTTGCTACGGGTGGATCAGCAGTGGAAGCGATCAACTCACTGAAAAAACGTGGTGCGAAAAGCATTAAATTCATGTGCTTAATCGCTGCGCCAGAGGGTGTAAAAGTTATTCAAGATGAGCATCCAGATGTAGATATTTATATTGCTGCACTTGATGAAAAATTAAATGACCACGGCTATATTGTACCTGGTCTAGGTGATGCAGGAGACCGTCTATTCGGTACGAAATAA
- a CDS encoding stage II sporulation protein R: MLNEYKIIRLPKQNIFLAFVKLVFIAIALQLCILYIPSLVGFAKETTKYEQENDFRIRVIANSNTTQDQHEKEQLVKDLKPYFKQVVASAGAGTVDNEQILSLKQEIEAEIKENYPQLNIQVVIGDNLFPPKRQNAVLYPQNMYQSIVVKIGDARGDNWWCSVFPSVCEPDKEEQKEEEEEQVTFFIWEWIKGFFE, from the coding sequence ATGTTAAACGAATACAAGATTATTAGATTACCTAAACAAAATATTTTTCTAGCTTTTGTAAAACTAGTTTTCATTGCGATTGCTTTACAATTATGTATTTTATATATTCCATCATTAGTAGGTTTTGCGAAAGAAACTACGAAGTATGAGCAAGAAAATGATTTTCGTATACGCGTTATTGCCAATAGTAATACGACACAGGATCAGCATGAAAAGGAGCAGCTTGTCAAAGATTTAAAGCCGTATTTTAAACAAGTAGTAGCTAGTGCTGGAGCAGGAACTGTGGATAACGAGCAAATACTTTCGTTAAAACAAGAAATTGAAGCAGAAATAAAAGAAAATTATCCACAACTTAATATACAGGTTGTAATTGGGGATAACTTATTTCCACCAAAGAGACAGAACGCTGTGCTTTATCCACAAAATATGTATCAATCTATTGTCGTGAAAATCGGTGATGCACGTGGTGATAACTGGTGGTGTAGCGTATTCCCATCAGTTTGTGAGCCTGATAAAGAAGAACAAAAAGAAGAAGAGGAAGAACAAGTTACATTCTTTATTTGGGAATGGATTAAAGGTTTTTTTGAATGA